A genomic window from Vicia villosa cultivar HV-30 ecotype Madison, WI unplaced genomic scaffold, Vvil1.0 ctg.003609F_1_1, whole genome shotgun sequence includes:
- the LOC131641269 gene encoding non-specific lipid transfer protein GPI-anchored 1-like, producing the protein MKHQTFTCLCVLALTIIVCSNVSNAAEDLSKTCGQVVSKVIPCLDFATGKAPTPKKECCDAAKSIKDTDPECLCYIIQQTHKGSPESKSMGIQEDKLLQLAGVCGVKANISDCPSTYKVAGTKERFDDIPSPRDCEKRPDLCPAHPRECIQSCKKKGSTFGSSCEGGLCCCGI; encoded by the exons ATGAAACACCAAACATTCACATGCCTCTGTGTTCTGGCCCTTACCATCATAGTTTGTTCCAATGTATCAAACGCAGCTGAAGACTTGTCCAAGACATGTGGCCAGGTGGTCTCAAAGGTGATTCCATGTTTGGACTTTGCGACGGGGAAAGCACCGACGCCGAAGAAGGAATGCTGTGATGCAGCGAAGAGTATTAAGGATACGGATCCGGAGTGCTTGTGCTATATCATTCAGCAGACTCATAAGGGGAGTCCTGAAAGTAAGAGCATGGGGATTCAAGAGGATAAGCTTCTTCAACTTGCTGGTGTTTGTGGTGTGAAAGCTAACATCTCTGATTGTCCTA GCACATATAAAGTGGCTggaacaaaagaaagatttgatGACATTCCTTCACCGAGAGATTGTGAGAAACGACCCGATTTGTGTCCAGCTCATCCTCGAGAATGTATTCAAAGTTGTAAAAAGAAAGGCAGCACTTTCGGTAGCTCCTGTGAAGGAGGCCTATGTTGTTGTGGAATATAG